The following proteins are encoded in a genomic region of Mahella australiensis 50-1 BON:
- a CDS encoding extracellular solute-binding protein → MRKVRLLSLLLALVLAVSLFAGCSGGQTGDQTETGTETSTNEGETDGDAAAVENPELSDPNLKDPYNIPNIVSAYPVKGNPTLTYWWPIDAFQGVAIKDMNEHEVWKEIEKLTGVDIKFIHPPIGQESEKFNLMIASDDLPDMICQSDRYKGGITVGIDDGVFIDHTEIIDKYAPNYKQFRESDEDRRRTTMDDKGRVLGFYNVAPYSEWIWFGGLIKQEALDKTGLPVPETMDEWYAFLKKCQEVGYKSPLMFNTGAGTIFTGYFVSAYGAYDWTFIDKDGKVAWGPLQPGMKQYLTEMRKWYAEGLIDKDFATRDFSSNMAFASSPDCAVAMDSPDTMWGVWKEQNNIDFVGAPYPVLNKGDKPTTTYKHWKNGGWPTSITTECDNVEAAAKFLDFGYTKKGWELCNFGLPDRTHKLDENGMPYYHPESVMWNDPENIPLSNRVWKYKLHQGPFIREEHKSNPLIVAPGSYSGEIRQMWTNGTDASPAVPPLSFTVDEASKEAQLGTQLATLRSETFLKIIMGQKPVSEFDNFVKQAEKMGVNEWLAIWQAALDRYNSR, encoded by the coding sequence ATGCGGAAAGTGAGGCTATTATCTCTGTTGTTGGCTTTGGTTTTAGCTGTTTCCCTTTTTGCGGGTTGCAGCGGAGGGCAGACCGGTGATCAAACCGAAACTGGAACTGAAACATCTACCAACGAAGGAGAAACAGATGGCGATGCTGCGGCTGTAGAGAATCCCGAACTAAGCGATCCTAATTTAAAGGATCCATATAACATTCCAAATATTGTTTCTGCTTATCCGGTGAAAGGCAATCCCACACTTACCTATTGGTGGCCTATAGATGCTTTTCAGGGGGTAGCGATTAAGGACATGAATGAGCATGAGGTGTGGAAAGAAATTGAGAAGCTCACTGGCGTCGATATCAAGTTTATACACCCTCCGATAGGACAAGAGAGTGAGAAGTTTAATTTAATGATTGCTTCTGATGATTTACCTGATATGATTTGCCAGTCGGATCGTTATAAAGGTGGTATAACCGTAGGTATTGATGATGGCGTGTTCATAGATCATACCGAGATTATTGATAAGTATGCTCCTAACTATAAACAATTCAGAGAATCTGACGAAGATAGACGCAGAACCACTATGGATGATAAGGGCCGCGTATTAGGATTTTATAATGTTGCGCCATACTCTGAATGGATATGGTTCGGAGGATTAATAAAGCAGGAAGCTCTTGATAAAACGGGGTTACCAGTACCGGAAACTATGGATGAATGGTATGCTTTCTTAAAGAAATGTCAAGAAGTTGGCTATAAGAGCCCCTTAATGTTTAATACAGGTGCTGGCACTATATTTACCGGCTACTTTGTAAGCGCTTATGGCGCATATGATTGGACATTTATAGATAAGGATGGCAAAGTAGCTTGGGGTCCACTTCAGCCTGGTATGAAACAGTATCTGACGGAAATGCGTAAATGGTATGCTGAAGGCCTGATAGATAAGGATTTTGCTACACGTGATTTTAGCAGCAATATGGCTTTTGCTTCTTCCCCGGATTGTGCTGTCGCTATGGATTCGCCTGATACTATGTGGGGAGTATGGAAAGAACAAAACAATATTGATTTCGTAGGAGCTCCTTATCCCGTTCTTAATAAAGGCGATAAGCCCACTACAACTTATAAACATTGGAAAAATGGAGGTTGGCCAACGTCTATTACCACTGAATGCGATAATGTAGAGGCTGCGGCTAAGTTCTTGGATTTTGGTTATACAAAGAAAGGATGGGAACTTTGTAATTTTGGTTTACCTGATCGCACACATAAGCTCGATGAGAATGGCATGCCGTATTACCATCCTGAAAGCGTGATGTGGAATGATCCCGAAAATATACCTCTATCCAACCGGGTATGGAAATATAAGCTGCATCAAGGGCCATTTATAAGAGAAGAACATAAGTCTAATCCCCTGATAGTTGCTCCGGGCAGTTATTCGGGTGAAATTCGCCAGATGTGGACAAATGGAACAGATGCGTCGCCTGCTGTACCTCCGCTTAGTTTCACGGTGGACGAGGCTTCAAAAGAAGCACAGCTTGGCACACAATTGGCAACGTTGCGTAGTGAGACTTTCTTGAAAATTATAATGGGGCAAAAGCCAGTTTCGGAATTTGATAATTTTGTTAAACAGGCAGAGAAAATGGGTGTTAATGAATGGTTGGCTATCTGGCAAGCAGCTTTAGACCGTTATAATTCCAGATAA
- a CDS encoding glycoside hydrolase family 43 protein — MNKKVKTVLLLFVIVALVYVSASYIKQKEVKRVDANIVQGKYVLNSSKSSAIKSRFYSNPLPINNIGDPFVLKASDGKYYCYATSAPNGYKVWMSFDLVNWEYKGMSFTRDLNSWAIGDFWAPEVIEYQEKYYMFFSARELRSNSLRIGVAVAESPLGPFKDILNKPLFDFGYATIDASPFIDEDGEKYLYFSKDCSENVVNGVHESHIYGIKLSDDMMSTVGQPILLMRPDQDWEKLSGDAWRWNEGPIIFKDNETYYMFYSANYYGDATYSVGYATSRQPLGPFVKSKNNPILRSVTDIENSGMLPIVSGPGHNSFAVSPDNKEIFIVYHTHTNPAEGGGDRQLNIDRMGFRSDGTVYVNGPSFKPQPLPSGVDGIDNIAPEANVSVSSIKPGYKSEALVDGEVGFTKESENYDWVPNNETKGSWVCLEWDKESYIDTVIIYLSHNRKRTFNTAKLIINNNAVINVDTNADEDKFGNDIIINFEPMKIKNIKFVIDNVPNDVQEIGLSEIRVMPSSTD, encoded by the coding sequence ATGAATAAAAAAGTAAAAACGGTTTTACTTTTGTTTGTGATAGTAGCTTTAGTATATGTAAGTGCATCATATATAAAACAAAAAGAGGTAAAAAGAGTGGATGCGAATATAGTACAAGGGAAGTATGTTCTTAATTCTTCAAAATCGAGCGCTATAAAAAGCAGATTTTATAGCAATCCCTTACCTATAAATAATATAGGAGATCCTTTTGTTTTAAAAGCTTCTGATGGTAAGTATTATTGCTATGCTACATCAGCGCCAAATGGATATAAAGTATGGATGTCGTTTGATTTGGTAAATTGGGAATATAAAGGGATGTCCTTCACTAGAGATTTGAACAGTTGGGCTATAGGCGATTTTTGGGCTCCTGAGGTTATCGAATATCAAGAGAAATATTACATGTTTTTCTCTGCGAGAGAGTTGAGAAGCAATAGCTTACGCATAGGTGTGGCTGTAGCAGAGAGTCCTTTAGGGCCATTTAAGGATATTTTGAATAAACCCTTGTTTGATTTCGGATATGCTACAATTGATGCCAGCCCATTTATCGATGAAGATGGAGAAAAGTATCTATATTTTTCCAAAGATTGCTCTGAAAATGTTGTTAATGGAGTTCATGAGAGTCATATTTATGGCATAAAATTGAGCGACGATATGATGTCGACAGTGGGACAGCCGATTTTGCTGATGCGTCCTGATCAGGATTGGGAAAAACTATCCGGTGATGCGTGGAGGTGGAATGAGGGACCTATAATATTCAAGGACAATGAAACATATTATATGTTCTATTCGGCCAATTACTATGGGGATGCTACTTATTCTGTAGGGTATGCTACTTCTAGACAACCGTTAGGACCGTTTGTGAAAAGCAAAAATAATCCTATACTTAGATCAGTCACTGATATAGAAAATAGTGGGATGCTACCTATCGTTTCTGGTCCTGGCCATAACAGTTTTGCAGTATCACCTGATAATAAAGAAATATTTATTGTCTATCATACGCATACGAACCCGGCGGAAGGTGGAGGGGATAGACAACTGAATATCGATAGGATGGGTTTTAGAAGTGATGGGACGGTTTATGTGAATGGGCCTTCTTTTAAACCTCAACCTCTGCCATCGGGTGTAGATGGGATTGATAATATTGCGCCTGAAGCGAACGTAAGCGTTAGTTCCATAAAACCAGGTTATAAAAGTGAAGCGTTGGTTGATGGAGAGGTTGGCTTTACCAAAGAAAGCGAAAATTATGATTGGGTACCAAACAATGAAACAAAAGGTTCTTGGGTTTGTTTAGAGTGGGATAAAGAGAGTTATATTGATACAGTAATAATATACCTATCTCATAATAGAAAAAGGACCTTTAATACAGCAAAGCTTATTATTAACAATAACGCTGTCATTAACGTTGATACTAACGCCGACGAAGATAAATTTGGGAATGATATAATAATTAATTTTGAGCCAATGAAAATTAAAAATATAAAATTTGTTATAGATAATGTTCCAAACGATGTACAGGAAATAGGCCTTTCCGAGATACGGGTTATGCCATCCAGTACAGACTAG
- a CDS encoding carbohydrate ABC transporter permease produces MNKKTFGDRIFDVLNYTLLILITIACLYPVLYVLFASVSDPIKLQSYRAPLYKPLGFTLEGYKIVLNNPDIIRGYANTIFYVVTGVAVNMIFTILGAYVISRKNLYWKKAIMLMITITMFFGGGLIPWFLTVKGLGMYDSWTALVFPFAINTWNMIIMRTGFEGVPGELEEAARIDGANDFYILTRVVVPLSKAVCAVILLYYVVGAWNSWFPAMIFLSDRSKYPLQLILREILITSDASQMQQGISLTTSGQFGETSAYKELVKYTTIVIATVPIMCFYPFIQKYFVKGVLIGSLKG; encoded by the coding sequence ATGAATAAAAAAACTTTTGGTGATAGAATTTTCGATGTATTAAACTATACTTTATTAATACTTATAACAATAGCATGCTTATATCCGGTTTTATATGTTCTTTTTGCATCTGTCAGTGACCCGATTAAGCTTCAATCTTATAGAGCACCATTATATAAGCCATTGGGCTTTACTTTGGAAGGCTATAAGATAGTACTAAATAATCCGGACATTATAAGAGGATATGCTAATACCATATTTTACGTTGTAACTGGTGTAGCTGTTAACATGATATTTACGATACTGGGCGCATATGTTATATCCAGGAAAAACCTTTATTGGAAAAAAGCTATCATGCTCATGATAACCATTACCATGTTTTTTGGGGGAGGTTTGATACCGTGGTTCTTAACAGTTAAAGGATTAGGTATGTATGATAGTTGGACAGCATTAGTGTTTCCTTTTGCCATTAATACTTGGAATATGATAATTATGAGGACTGGGTTTGAAGGTGTTCCCGGCGAGTTAGAAGAAGCAGCTCGAATAGATGGAGCAAACGATTTTTATATACTGACGAGAGTCGTCGTACCACTCTCTAAAGCAGTATGCGCTGTGATATTATTATATTATGTGGTGGGCGCGTGGAACTCGTGGTTCCCGGCAATGATTTTCCTAAGCGATAGGAGTAAATATCCCTTGCAGCTTATTCTCCGTGAAATACTCATAACCAGCGACGCAAGCCAAATGCAGCAGGGTATATCGTTGACGACAAGTGGTCAATTTGGTGAGACAAGTGCCTATAAAGAATTAGTTAAGTATACTACTATAGTAATAGCTACAGTTCCTATAATGTGTTTCTATCCTTTTATTCAAAAATATTTTGTTAAAGGAGTGCTTATAGGTTCATTGAAAGGCTAG
- a CDS encoding type II toxin-antitoxin system Phd/YefM family antitoxin: MLAVNYSTIRNKLKDYCDKATDDNETIIITRKNEKNVVLMSLDEYNNLMENLFIMSNKKYYERLLESKKQIERGDVVMKTTEELDSLTNE; the protein is encoded by the coding sequence ATGCTGGCTGTTAATTATTCTACCATAAGGAATAAATTGAAAGATTATTGCGATAAAGCAACTGATGATAACGAGACGATAATTATAACAAGGAAAAATGAAAAGAACGTTGTTTTAATGAGCCTAGACGAGTATAACAACCTCATGGAAAATTTATTCATCATGAGCAACAAAAAATACTATGAGCGCCTTTTGGAAAGCAAAAAGCAGATCGAGCGCGGTGATGTTGTAATGAAAACAACAGAGGAACTGGACTCATTAACGAATGAATAA
- a CDS encoding response regulator transcription factor encodes MMMYKIMIIEDDVIIARVMQEHLSKWGYEAVYITDFKNITEQVVRLEPHIILLDIMLPFFNGFYWCSEIRKVSKVPIIFISSADDNMNIIMAMNMGGDDFIAKPFDLNVLTAKVGALIRRAYSLQGQVNVIEHNGAVLNLGDATLVYHGNKIELTKNDYRILQLLMENAGRVISREEIMQRLWESDDFIDDNTLTVNMARLRKKLAEAGLEGFIKTKKGLGYMVE; translated from the coding sequence ATGATGATGTATAAAATTATGATCATAGAAGACGATGTCATAATCGCGCGGGTTATGCAGGAGCATCTTAGTAAATGGGGCTACGAGGCTGTCTATATAACCGACTTTAAGAATATCACCGAACAGGTCGTCCGGCTGGAGCCGCATATTATATTGCTCGATATAATGCTTCCGTTTTTTAACGGTTTCTACTGGTGCAGCGAAATACGCAAGGTGTCCAAAGTGCCTATCATATTCATATCCTCGGCCGACGATAATATGAATATCATAATGGCCATGAATATGGGCGGGGACGACTTTATCGCAAAGCCATTTGATTTGAACGTCCTCACGGCAAAGGTGGGGGCTTTGATAAGGCGCGCCTATTCGCTCCAAGGGCAGGTAAATGTTATCGAACACAACGGCGCCGTCCTAAACCTCGGCGATGCCACGCTGGTTTATCATGGCAACAAAATCGAGCTTACCAAGAACGACTATAGGATACTGCAGCTTCTTATGGAAAATGCCGGCAGGGTGATTTCTCGCGAAGAAATAATGCAGCGCCTCTGGGAAAGCGACGATTTCATCGACGATAATACCCTTACGGTCAATATGGCCCGTTTGCGCAAAAAGCTGGCCGAAGCAGGGCTTGAAGGTTTCATCAAGACCAAAAAGGGACTTGGTTATATGGTAGAGTGA
- a CDS encoding Txe/YoeB family addiction module toxin yields the protein MNKVFSDIAWEDYTRWLIEDKKIVKKINDIIKDIERNGYNGIGKPEALRHELAGYWSRRITDKDRLIYKIEDATIYILSCKGHYND from the coding sequence ATGAATAAGGTTTTTTCCGACATCGCATGGGAAGATTATACTCGGTGGCTTATAGAGGACAAAAAGATAGTCAAAAAAATAAATGATATTATCAAAGATATAGAACGTAACGGTTATAATGGCATAGGCAAGCCTGAAGCACTAAGACATGAGCTAGCCGGATACTGGAGCAGAAGAATTACAGATAAAGATAGGTTAATCTACAAAATCGAAGATGCCACCATCTATATTTTAAGCTGCAAGGGGCATTATAATGATTAA
- a CDS encoding sensor histidine kinase yields the protein MKHFACILGLYLKQKITTIIVIAVSFSISLVIFYLYALPLEPVAYAALLAGIFLLLIGIIEFVAFYSKHMVLEKLKDSIAVSDLMLPNPQGLIERDYQGLIRAIHENRREIINEKDKALADMTDYYTIWAHQIKIPIAAMQLLLQSKHADINGELSDQLFKVEQYVEMALQYLRTESLSGDLMLKRYSLDDMVKQAVRKYSKSFIHKKIKLDYNGLNHEVLTDEKWTVFVIEQILSNALKYTDKGEISIYMDSDSPDTLVIEDTGIGIESEDLPRIFEKGFTGYNGRLDKKSTGIGLYLCKRILSKLSHTISIESQVGKGTKVKIGFGTVDIAAD from the coding sequence ATGAAACATTTTGCATGCATTTTGGGTTTATACTTAAAACAGAAGATCACAACCATCATCGTTATAGCGGTATCATTCAGCATCTCCCTAGTGATCTTTTATCTGTATGCTTTGCCTTTGGAACCGGTGGCCTATGCGGCTCTGCTGGCCGGCATTTTCCTGCTGCTGATCGGCATTATAGAATTCGTAGCTTTTTACAGCAAGCACATGGTGCTCGAAAAATTGAAGGACAGCATCGCAGTATCGGACCTTATGCTGCCCAATCCGCAAGGCCTTATTGAACGGGATTATCAGGGATTGATCAGGGCTATCCATGAAAACAGGAGGGAAATTATAAACGAGAAGGATAAGGCTCTCGCCGATATGACTGATTACTATACCATATGGGCGCATCAGATCAAGATACCAATAGCCGCCATGCAATTGCTTTTGCAGTCCAAGCATGCAGACATAAATGGCGAATTGTCGGATCAATTGTTCAAGGTGGAACAGTACGTCGAAATGGCGTTGCAATATCTCCGCACCGAAAGCCTGAGCGGTGATCTGATGCTTAAAAGGTATTCTCTCGACGATATGGTGAAGCAGGCAGTGCGCAAATACTCGAAATCTTTTATACACAAGAAAATCAAGCTCGATTACAATGGCTTAAATCATGAGGTATTGACCGACGAGAAATGGACGGTGTTCGTCATAGAGCAGATATTGTCAAACGCGCTCAAATATACCGACAAGGGTGAAATTTCCATATATATGGACAGCGATTCGCCCGATACGCTGGTCATTGAAGATACGGGGATAGGCATCGAATCGGAGGATCTACCGCGCATATTCGAAAAAGGCTTCACCGGCTACAACGGTCGGCTGGATAAAAAATCGACCGGCATCGGCCTGTATCTATGCAAGCGCATTTTAAGCAAGCTGTCGCACACCATATCAATAGAATCGCAAGTCGGCAAAGGTACCAAAGTGAAAATCGGATTCGGCACGGTCGACATAGCCGCCGATTGA
- a CDS encoding ABC transporter permease, with protein MSLQNVREIWPMGEHESTLKIIKKDFRRNWMIYLMAIPVIAFYIIFCYVPMWGALIAFVDYRPRLGLWGSKFVGIKHFIDFVTDPYFGRLVSNTFMLNVWGLVFGFPAPIILALMLNEVKNGPFKKTVQTITYMPHFISLVVICGLIHIFCETDGLINDIIVAFGGERSPLLANPSLFRPIYTFSGIWQDVGWNSIIYLAAMANINPELYESATIDGAGRFKQMWYITIPSIMPTITILLIFAIGGMLASGYEKVILLYNPITYEKADVIASYIYRRGLQEFDYSYSTAVGLLNSIINFAFLWFANTTARRISDTSLW; from the coding sequence ATGAGTTTGCAAAATGTTAGAGAAATTTGGCCGATGGGAGAACATGAGTCGACACTAAAAATTATTAAAAAAGATTTTAGACGTAATTGGATGATTTACCTAATGGCCATTCCCGTTATTGCTTTTTATATTATTTTTTGCTATGTTCCAATGTGGGGAGCACTCATTGCCTTTGTTGATTATAGGCCCAGGCTTGGTCTTTGGGGTAGTAAGTTTGTTGGTATCAAACACTTTATAGACTTTGTTACGGACCCATACTTTGGCCGATTAGTTTCCAATACTTTTATGCTAAATGTGTGGGGCCTGGTGTTTGGGTTTCCTGCGCCGATAATATTGGCACTTATGCTTAACGAAGTAAAAAACGGTCCTTTTAAAAAAACTGTGCAAACTATTACTTATATGCCACACTTTATATCTTTGGTGGTAATATGCGGATTAATTCATATTTTTTGCGAAACAGATGGACTTATAAACGATATTATAGTCGCTTTTGGAGGGGAACGAAGTCCACTATTGGCTAATCCGAGCTTATTCAGGCCTATATATACTTTTTCGGGGATATGGCAAGATGTGGGTTGGAATAGTATAATATACCTTGCTGCTATGGCGAATATAAATCCTGAGTTGTATGAATCGGCTACGATTGATGGCGCTGGTAGATTCAAACAAATGTGGTATATAACTATACCATCAATAATGCCCACAATAACTATCCTTTTGATATTTGCTATTGGAGGTATGTTGGCGTCAGGTTACGAAAAAGTTATTTTGTTATACAATCCTATAACTTACGAAAAAGCTGATGTAATAGCATCTTATATATATAGACGAGGATTACAGGAATTTGATTATAGCTATTCTACTGCTGTAGGTTTGCTTAATTCGATAATTAATTTTGCTTTTTTATGGTTCGCTAATACTACTGCTCGTAGGATTTCAGATACGAGTTTATGGTAA